Proteins encoded by one window of bacterium:
- a CDS encoding response regulator, with product MRMLTAAAGVPASAPGAGGLPAPESLLRAAPGRGPRRGRILIMDDHQMVRETMRRQLVVLGFEVAVAAEGREAVALHEQARRDGTPFDAVVLDLRVDGGWGGEETLAELRRLSPGVKAMICSAALAAAPDAYLRKGFRAVLTKPYSIAELQQKLETTLFA from the coding sequence TCCCGCCTCGGCGCCGGGAGCCGGCGGCCTTCCGGCGCCGGAGTCGCTCCTCAGGGCGGCTCCCGGCCGCGGCCCGCGCCGGGGCCGCATCCTCATCATGGATGACCACCAGATGGTCCGCGAGACGATGCGACGCCAGCTTGTGGTGCTGGGCTTCGAGGTCGCGGTCGCCGCCGAGGGGCGCGAGGCCGTCGCCCTCCACGAGCAGGCCCGCAGGGACGGGACGCCCTTCGACGCCGTCGTTCTGGACCTGCGGGTCGACGGCGGCTGGGGCGGCGAGGAGACGCTGGCGGAGCTGCGGCGGCTGAGCCCCGGGGTGAAGGCGATGATCTGCAGCGCCGCCCTGGCCGCGGCGCCCGACGCCTACCTGCGCAAGGGCTTCCGCGCGGTGCTCACCAAGCCCTACTCGATCGCCGAGCTGCAGCAGAAGCTCGAGACGACGCTGTTCGCGTAG